From the Streptomyces sp. NBC_00390 genome, the window CGCGGCATCCGCCGTGGAGCCCCCGGCCACCGACTACGCACCCGCTGTCGTCGTCGGTTCCGGCTACGGAGCGGCAGTCGCCGCGCTCCGCCTCGGCGAGGCGGGGATCGACACCCTCGTCCTCGAGATGGGCCGGCTCTGGAACACCCCGGGTCCGGACGGCAAGGTCTTCTGCAGTACGAGCGCGCCCGACCGGCGGTCCATGTGGTTCCGCACCCGCACGGAGGCGCCGCTGGCCACCTTCCTGTGGCTGGACGTCGTCAACAAGAACATCAGCCCCTACCCCGGCGTGCTCGACCGGGTCCGGTACGCCGACATGTCCGTGTTCGTGGGACGGGGGGTCGGTGGCGGATCCCTGGTCAACGGCGGGATGGCGGTGACCCCGCCACGTGCGTACTTCACCGAGGTGCTGCCCCAGGTCGATGCCGACCAGATGTACGGCACCTGGTTCCCCCGCGCCCGGCAGATGCTGGGCGTCAACACCGTGGACCCGGCGTGGTTCGAGGCGACCGAGTGGTACCGCTTCTCGCGGATCGCCCGCAGGCACGCGCACAACGCCGGACTGCGGACCGTCTTCGTGCCCAGCGTCTACGACTTCGGCCACATGCAGCGCGAAGCAGCGGGCCAGGCGGTGAAGTCGGCGCTCGCCGGGGAGGTCATCTACGGCAACAACCACGGCAAACGCAGCGTCGACAAGACCTATCTCGCCCAGGCGCTCGGCACCGGGAAGGTCACCGTCAGGACGCTGAGCCGGGTCAGGGCCGTACGCCGGGAACCGGACGGCACCTTTGTGCTCACCGTCGACGAGACGGATGCCTCGGGCCGGGTCGCGAGGACCGTCGAAGTCGGCTGCCGGCAGCTCTTCCTCGGCGCGGGCAGCCTCGGCAGCACGGAGATCCTGCTGCGCGCCCGGGAGACGGGCGCACTGCCCGGCCTCGGCCAGGACGTGGGCCGGGGCTGGGGCCACAACGGCAACCTGATGACCGGCCGTGCGATGCACGTGTGGGACACGGTCGGGGCGAACCAGGCCACGATGCCGGCCATGGGCATCGACGACTGGTCGAACCCCACGCATCCGGTCTTCGCCGAGATCGCGCCGCTGCCCATGGGGTTCGAGCACTGGATCAGCCTCTACCTGGCGATCACCAAAAACCCCGAACGCGGCACCTTCACGTACGACGCGGCGAGCGACTCCGCGAAACTCAACTGGAGCCGGTCGCAGAACCAGCCGTCGGTCACCGCGGCGAAGTCGCTGTTCGACCGCATCAACCGGGCGAACGCGACGATCCACCGCTACGACCTGTTCGGCGGCAACCGGATCTTCGCCGACGACTTCACGTACCACCCGCTGGGCGGCTGCGTGCTGGGGCGCGCGACGGACGACTGGGGCCGGGTGAAGGGGAGTTCACTGCTGTATGTCACCGACGGTGCCCTGATCCCCGGCTCGCTGGGCGTGAACCCGTTCGTCACCATCACCGCACTCGCCGAGCGGAACATGGCCAG encodes:
- a CDS encoding GMC oxidoreductase produces the protein MTPNLTRRHLLGIAALQAASAFGFTRIGLSAASAVEPPATDYAPAVVVGSGYGAAVAALRLGEAGIDTLVLEMGRLWNTPGPDGKVFCSTSAPDRRSMWFRTRTEAPLATFLWLDVVNKNISPYPGVLDRVRYADMSVFVGRGVGGGSLVNGGMAVTPPRAYFTEVLPQVDADQMYGTWFPRARQMLGVNTVDPAWFEATEWYRFSRIARRHAHNAGLRTVFVPSVYDFGHMQREAAGQAVKSALAGEVIYGNNHGKRSVDKTYLAQALGTGKVTVRTLSRVRAVRREPDGTFVLTVDETDASGRVARTVEVGCRQLFLGAGSLGSTEILLRARETGALPGLGQDVGRGWGHNGNLMTGRAMHVWDTVGANQATMPAMGIDDWSNPTHPVFAEIAPLPMGFEHWISLYLAITKNPERGTFTYDAASDSAKLNWSRSQNQPSVTAAKSLFDRINRANATIHRYDLFGGNRIFADDFTYHPLGGCVLGRATDDWGRVKGSSLLYVTDGALIPGSLGVNPFVTITALAERNMARILAEDA